The following are encoded together in the Arcticibacterium luteifluviistationis genome:
- a CDS encoding RNA polymerase sigma factor has protein sequence MPNETQIIQDCLTQDRAAQKKFYELYSGKLFVVALRYMKDRESAQDVLQDSFVKIFKYLDTFRFDSPLEAWLRKIVVNTALKALKKDKKLTQSLEGDYMISEELHYSNSGFENLAYEHLMKIIGELPEGCRTVFNLYAIEGYKHQEIAKMLEVSEGTSKSQYSRAKSLLQEKLVRENKKETGSIPAKL, from the coding sequence ATGCCCAATGAAACTCAAATAATCCAAGACTGCTTAACGCAGGATCGGGCTGCCCAAAAAAAGTTCTATGAGCTTTATTCGGGTAAGTTATTTGTGGTTGCTCTGCGGTATATGAAAGACAGAGAAAGTGCTCAGGATGTTTTGCAAGATTCGTTTGTGAAAATTTTTAAATATCTGGATACTTTCCGTTTTGATAGTCCGCTAGAAGCTTGGTTAAGGAAAATTGTAGTTAATACGGCTTTGAAAGCCTTAAAAAAAGACAAGAAACTTACACAAAGTCTAGAAGGAGATTACATGATTAGTGAAGAACTTCATTATAGTAACTCTGGCTTTGAAAACCTTGCTTACGAGCATTTAATGAAAATTATTGGCGAATTACCTGAAGGGTGTAGAACAGTTTTTAACCTCTACGCCATTGAGGGATATAAGCATCAGGAAATTGCCAAAATGCTTGAGGTTTCTGAAGGTACTTCAAAATCTCAGTATTCAAGGGCAAAGTCTTTATTACAAGAAAAACTTGTAAGGGAAAATAAAAAAGAGACTGGAAGCATTCCAGCAAAATTGTAA
- the ribD gene encoding bifunctional diaminohydroxyphosphoribosylaminopyrimidine deaminase/5-amino-6-(5-phosphoribosylamino)uracil reductase RibD — MKHEHFMERALELAKKGEGSVSPNPMVGCVLVHNDIIIGEGWHKKFGEAHAEVNAINSVIDKSLIPLSTAYVSLEPCSHFGKTPPCADLLIKEGVSKVVICNTDPNLKVNGNGIQKLKNAGIEVVTGILEEKGSYLNRRFFKSQTSKKPYVILKWAESANGCVANSESKPVQISGDFAQLYSHKWRSNEDAIMVGSKTVINDNPSLSTRYWSGKNPIRVVLFPDIDINAKYQILDQSVKTYVFNKSHSLINGHVEFIKFNVNSNILDFILSELHQRDITSLMVEGGPRLHEMFINNNLYDEIRVFKSKKLIIPEGLNAVTVPKNLLEIENIDLKTDFLRIYSKEFQP; from the coding sequence ATGAAGCATGAGCATTTTATGGAAAGGGCTTTGGAGCTAGCTAAAAAAGGGGAAGGCTCCGTAAGCCCAAACCCGATGGTGGGTTGTGTGCTCGTTCATAATGATATTATTATTGGCGAAGGCTGGCATAAGAAATTTGGCGAAGCACACGCTGAAGTTAATGCTATAAACTCAGTTATTGACAAATCATTAATACCACTTTCTACCGCCTACGTTAGTTTAGAGCCATGCTCCCATTTTGGTAAAACACCTCCTTGTGCTGATTTACTAATTAAAGAAGGCGTTTCAAAAGTGGTTATTTGTAATACTGACCCAAACCTCAAAGTAAATGGTAATGGCATTCAAAAACTAAAAAACGCAGGAATAGAAGTAGTAACTGGAATACTAGAAGAGAAAGGCTCCTACCTCAATCGTCGTTTTTTCAAATCCCAAACTAGCAAAAAGCCTTATGTTATTTTAAAATGGGCAGAATCGGCCAATGGCTGCGTAGCCAACTCAGAAAGCAAACCGGTTCAAATAAGCGGAGATTTTGCACAACTCTATTCTCACAAATGGCGATCAAATGAGGACGCCATTATGGTGGGCAGTAAAACTGTAATTAATGACAACCCAAGCCTTAGTACAAGGTACTGGAGTGGTAAAAATCCAATTCGCGTTGTGCTATTTCCTGACATTGATATTAATGCGAAATACCAGATCCTAGACCAAAGTGTTAAAACTTACGTATTTAACAAGAGTCATTCTTTAATCAATGGCCATGTTGAGTTTATAAAGTTTAACGTAAATTCGAATATTCTTGATTTTATTTTATCGGAACTTCATCAAAGGGATATAACATCGCTTATGGTAGAAGGAGGCCCTAGGCTTCATGAAATGTTTATTAATAACAACCTATATGACGAAATCAGAGTTTTTAAGAGTAAAAAGTTAATTATCCCCGAAGGGTTAAATGCAGTTACTGTTCCTAAAAACTTATTAGAAATAGAAAACATTGATTTAAAAACAGACTTTTTACGTATTTATTCAAAAGAATTCCAACCATAA